Below is a window of candidate division KSB1 bacterium DNA.
CCAAATCCAAGATAAGGCCAGCAGGAAACCAAGGGCTGGTTTTTGATTCTGTGTCAATCAAAAAATCAATATCACTACCTGGTCTAGATTCGCCTCTAACGATTGATCCAAAAATTCGGATATTAATCGCTCCGTGTTTTGACGCGATATTTAGAATTTCTTCTTTCTTAATTCTAATCTGATTGAGTTCATCCATAAATAACGCTCTTTTTAATGACCCTTAATAGTAAGATTTCTAGTCCGCAAACGCAAGCAGAAGCTCTGCATCTGAATGAATGGGCAAAAGCCGTGTCTTGCCGATTTCCGTCGGAATCACAAATTGCAAAACATCCTGGGACCGTTTTTTATCCAGCTTAACTCTTGCCAGAATTTTATCGACCGGGTAATTCGGCATGACCACCGGCAACCGGGCAGATTTTAACAAAGTTGTCAATCTCTCGAGTACGCCAGGTTCACAAAACCCTCTCCTTATTGCCAGCTTGGTGGCAAGTACCATTCCCACAGCGACTGCCTCGCCATGGCGCAAATCAAACTCACTGACTGATTCTAATGCATGGC
It encodes the following:
- a CDS encoding nucleotidyltransferase domain-containing protein codes for the protein MDELNQIRIKKEEILNIASKHGAINIRIFGSIVRGESRPGSDIDFLIDTESKTSPWFPAGLILDLEELLGKHVEIVTERALNPFCKDNVLHEAILL